In a genomic window of Oligoflexia bacterium:
- a CDS encoding isoprenyl transferase, whose translation MKIPQHLAIIMDGNGRWAKHRGRPRLFGHIRGSARVRDIVRECGRLGVKYLTLYAFSAENWGRPSDEVSILMRILQKYLVRERKTLMKNDVRLFAIGDLDSLPSHVRNALYETIEITSQNKGLNLTFALSYGSRQELVSAIQKIAQDAKLGVINPQDIQEQHINERLFTAQMPDPELIIRTSGEYRLSNFLMWQAAYSELYITDTLWPDFDEQELTKAFEEFGKRTRRFGLTDDQIKEPLKKQHQEAQLI comes from the coding sequence ATGAAGATTCCCCAACATTTGGCAATCATCATGGACGGAAATGGCCGTTGGGCAAAACATCGCGGGCGCCCTCGACTATTCGGTCATATCCGTGGCAGCGCAAGAGTTAGAGATATTGTCAGAGAATGCGGAAGACTTGGCGTTAAATACCTCACACTTTATGCTTTTAGTGCAGAAAATTGGGGACGCCCCTCAGACGAAGTTAGTATTCTCATGCGCATTCTTCAAAAATATTTAGTACGCGAACGTAAAACACTCATGAAAAATGACGTGCGCCTCTTTGCCATCGGAGATCTTGATAGTCTTCCTTCACACGTTCGAAATGCGCTGTATGAAACTATTGAAATCACAAGCCAAAACAAAGGTCTCAACCTGACATTTGCTTTAAGTTATGGCTCTCGCCAAGAATTAGTTTCGGCTATTCAAAAAATTGCACAAGATGCAAAACTAGGGGTTATTAACCCTCAAGATATTCAAGAACAACATATTAACGAGAGACTCTTCACCGCTCAAATGCCAGATCCTGAATTAATCATACGCACCAGTGGTGAATACCGATTGAGTAATTTTCTTATGTGGCAAGCAGCGTACAGCGAGCTTTACATTACCGATACATTGTGGCCTGATTTTGATGAACAAGAATTAACAAAGGCCTTTGAAGAATTTGGCAAACGCACACGGCGCTTCGGACTCACCGATGACCAAATCAAAGAGCCTCTAAAAAAACAACACCAGGAGGCACAACTCATATGA
- the frr gene encoding ribosome recycling factor, which translates to MKTKMDKSIESFKGEITKLRTGRASTAMLDGIKVDYYGTPTVLSQVASLSTPEARLLVIQPWEVNLLKVIETAIQKSDLGINPMNDGKVIRLKIPDLTEDRRRDLTKVMKKIAEECHVAVRMARRDANDLLKDLLKDKEITEDDHKKAGEQIQKVTDDYNSKVDQLCAAKEKDIMTI; encoded by the coding sequence ATGAAGACCAAAATGGATAAATCCATTGAGAGCTTTAAGGGTGAAATCACCAAGCTTCGCACGGGACGTGCTTCAACAGCCATGCTCGACGGTATTAAAGTAGATTACTACGGAACTCCCACAGTTTTATCACAAGTAGCTTCACTTTCTACACCCGAGGCAAGACTTCTTGTCATTCAACCTTGGGAAGTCAATTTGCTAAAGGTAATTGAAACAGCTATTCAAAAAAGTGATTTAGGAATTAATCCCATGAACGACGGAAAAGTCATTCGCTTAAAAATTCCCGATCTCACCGAAGACCGTCGTCGTGACCTTACAAAAGTTATGAAAAAAATTGCAGAAGAATGTCACGTAGCTGTGCGTATGGCTCGTCGTGATGCAAACGATTTGCTTAAAGATTTATTGAAAGACAAAGAAATCACCGAAGACGATCACAAAAAAGCCGGTGAGCAAATTCAAAAAGTCACCGACGATTACAATTCAAAAGTTGACCAACTTTGTGCCGCAAAAGAAAAAGACATCATGACCATCTAA
- a CDS encoding phosphatidate cytidylyltransferase, with translation MIKIRAISAIIAIIGVVAIIQFGGYNGIALTVFSMALLGLYEYGKMALVGDRYRVTRVYLITLGLMAFTISIFRNDWILHSFVICTMLIFVHFLYLARDTHVSLEELVNKAGLSLLGILYAGVCPVYICLLARLSDRLEWFIFSLVTVFAGDTAAYFAGAKYGKTKLFPRISPQKSIEGAIASLFASVVVGLIIRQLLLKETDLFLMFALCILTSIFAQLGDLCESMIKRSFHAKDSGHIMPGHGGLLDRLDGLLFGAPFIYIYAKYLVVS, from the coding sequence ATGATAAAAATTCGCGCCATAAGTGCCATCATCGCAATCATCGGCGTTGTCGCTATCATCCAATTTGGTGGATACAATGGCATAGCACTCACAGTATTTTCGATGGCACTTTTAGGTCTCTATGAATATGGGAAAATGGCCCTCGTGGGCGATCGCTACCGAGTAACAAGAGTCTATCTCATCACTCTAGGCCTCATGGCATTCACAATCAGCATTTTTAGAAATGATTGGATCCTCCACAGCTTTGTTATTTGCACCATGTTGATCTTTGTACATTTTCTCTATCTAGCGCGTGATACTCACGTTTCATTAGAAGAACTGGTAAACAAAGCGGGACTTTCGCTATTAGGAATTCTCTATGCTGGTGTTTGCCCTGTTTATATTTGCCTTCTCGCACGACTTTCTGATCGCCTTGAATGGTTTATTTTTTCTCTCGTTACTGTTTTTGCAGGTGATACAGCTGCTTATTTTGCAGGCGCAAAATATGGAAAAACAAAATTATTTCCGCGAATTTCCCCACAAAAATCAATTGAAGGTGCAATTGCCTCATTGTTTGCAAGCGTCGTTGTGGGTTTAATTATTCGACAACTCTTACTCAAAGAAACAGATCTCTTTTTAATGTTCGCACTGTGCATTCTTACTTCAATATTTGCTCAACTGGGTGATCTCTGTGAGTCTATGATCAAGAGAAGTTTTCATGCAAAAGACTCAGGGCATATTATGCCTGGTCACGGTGGTTTGCTTGATAGACTTGATGGTTTACTTTTTGGCGCACCCTTTATTTATATTTATGCAAAGTACTTGGTGGTTTCTTGA